GGTGGCGACGTAGTCCTGGGTGCCTTCGAAACGCATGGATCTATCCAGAGGTGGGGGTTGGGACGCAGGATCCTAGGGTACCGCAGATGCCGCATTGACGCGCCAGAACGGAAATCCCGGCTACCGATGCGTCTTGTAGGAGCGTGCCCTGTACGCGACATTCCCAAAAGTCGCCGGCAGGGCCGGCTCCTACAACACGGAACGGAACCACCTCTTTCTGTAGGAGCGCGCCCTGCGCGCGACATTCCGAAGAGTCGCGCGCAGGACGCGCTCCTACTACACCCAGATCGCATCCCAGTGCGGATAATCGCCAATCGTCTCGACCAGGCCCGCGCGCAGCGGGTTGGCAACGATATATCTCGCCATCGCCCGCAGATCTTCTTCCCTGCGCACGGCATGGTCATAGAATCCCCTGGACCAGACATCGCCCTGGACGCCGGTCCGGCGCAGGGCGCGGCTGGTCACCGACTTCAGGGCCTGGACCCGCCGCGACAGAGTGTCGTGATCGCCCAATTGCAGCAGCCAGTGCAAATGGTCGGGCATGAGGCACCAGGCGAGGCTGCGAGCGCCCTGCATGACGGCGGGATCGTTGAGCGCGCGCGCAACCTGCCGGGCGGCAGCCAGCGAACAGAACAGAGGTCGGCGTCCCTGCGTCGCGAACGTCACGTGGTAAACATGGCGTGGCAGCGACACCCGGCCCCTGCGCAACGCGCGGTGTCCGGGGTTGTCCATCGGCGGATGGTAGCAAGAGTCGCGCACAGGGCGCGCTCCTACAACATGGGAATGGAACCACACTCTTCTGTAGGAGCGTGCCTGCACGCGACCCGACCGTCGGCGACATTCCCAAGAGTCGCTTGCAGGGCAAGCTCCTACAAAGAAGCGGTTTCTTGTAGGAGCGTGCCCTGCACGCGACATTCCGAAGAGTCGCGCGTAGGACGCGCTCCTACAGGAAAGACAGTGCGCCTAGCGGGCAGCTCTTTCTTCCAGCACCGCCACGGCCGGCAGCGTCTTGCCTTCCAGGAACTCGAGGAAGGCGCCGCCGCCGGTGGAGATGTAGCCGATCCTCGAAGCGACGCCGAATTTATCGATGGCCGCCAGCGTGTCGCCGCCGCCGGCCAGCGAGAAGGCCGGGCTCTCGGCGATGGCCTGCGCCAGGGCCTGGGTACCGCCGGCAAAGGCGTCGTACTCGAACACGCCGACCGGCCCGTTCCAGACGATGGTGCCCGCCGTCTTCAGCTGCGCGGCGAGCTGCGCGCGCGTCTTCGGGCCGATGTCGAGGATCATCTCGTCGGCCTGCACTTCGCCGACGTCGCGTACCTCGGCGCGGGCTTCGGCCGAGATCTCGGTCGCCACCACGACGTCCACGGGCAGCGGGATGTCGCCGCCGCGCGCCTGGATCCTGGCGCGGATGGCGCGGGCGGTATCCAGCATGTCGGTTTCGCACAGCGACTTGCCGACCGGGTGGCCGGCCGCCGCGAGGAAGGTGTTGGCGATGCCGCCGCCGATGATGATCTGGTCGGCGATCGCGGCCAGGTTGTTGAGCAGGTCGAGCTTGGTCGAGACCTTGCTGCCCCCGACGATCACCGCCAGCGGCCGCTTCGGGTTCGCCAGCGCCTTGCCCAGCGCGTCGAGCTCAGCCGCCAGCAGCGGGCCGGCGCAGGCCACCGGCGCGAAGCGCGCCACGCCGTGGGTGCTTGCTTCGGCGCGGTGTGCGGTGCCGAAGGCATCCATCACGTA
The Nevskiales bacterium DNA segment above includes these coding regions:
- a CDS encoding transposase — protein: MDNPGHRALRRGRVSLPRHVYHVTFATQGRRPLFCSLAAARQVARALNDPAVMQGARSLAWCLMPDHLHWLLQLGDHDTLSRRVQALKSVTSRALRRTGVQGDVWSRGFYDHAVRREEDLRAMARYIVANPLRAGLVETIGDYPHWDAIWV
- a CDS encoding phosphoglycerate kinase; this translates as MTILRMTDLDLAGKRLLIRQDLNVPIHNGRITSDARLKASLPTLQLALEKGASVLVVSHLGRPKAGKLDPEASLTLVAAWLSQALGRTVPLISNWIEGVALAPGQIALGENTRFLKGEKDDDEALAKKMAALCDIYVMDAFGTAHRAEASTHGVARFAPVACAGPLLAAELDALGKALANPKRPLAVIVGGSKVSTKLDLLNNLAAIADQIIIGGGIANTFLAAAGHPVGKSLCETDMLDTARAIRARIQARGGDIPLPVDVVVATEISAEARAEVRDVGEVQADEMILDIGPKTRAQLAAQLKTAGTIVWNGPVGVFEYDAFAGGTQALAQAIAESPAFSLAGGGDTLAAIDKFGVASRIGYISTGGGAFLEFLEGKTLPAVAVLEERAAR